CGCTTGACCGAACTTCGCCAAAATATTGGTAATGGCTGCAGTCAAGGTGGTCTTACCGTGGTCTACGTGTCCAATCGTACCAACGTTAACGTGGGGTTTCGTTCTTTCGAACTTTTGTTTTGCCACTGTTAATATCCTCCTTTAGCGTCCTTGTCTTTTCGCAATAATCTCGTCGGCAATATTCTTAGGCACGATATCGTAATGATCAAACTGCATCACATAATTGCCGCGCCCTTGGGTCGCTGACCTGAGGTCGGTGGCATAACCAAACATTTCTGCCAGGGGCACATATCCCCTGATCACTTGCACCCCGTACCGCGGCTCCATACCTTCAATCCGGCCGCGCCGGGCATTAATGTCACCGATCACGTCACCCATGTATTCCTCGGGCACAGTCACTTCAATCTTCATAATCGGTTCTAAGAGCACCGGCTGCGCTTTCGCGGCACCCGCCTTAAAGGCCATGGAACCGGCGACTTTAAAGGCCATTTCCGAGGAGTCCACCTCGTGATAGGAACCGTCATAAATGGTCACGCGCACATCCGTCACCGGATAGCCGGCTACCACACCGACTTGCATCGCTTCCTTGACCCCTTGTTCCACGGCCGGGATGTATTCTTTAGGCACCACACCGCCCACAATCTTGTTCACAAACTCAAAACCGGCTCCTCTTTCCAAGGGCTCAACTTCCAGCCAAACATGACCGTATTGGCCACGGCCGCCGGTCTGGCGGATGAACTTACCTTCCGCCTTGGCGGGAGCTTGAATGGTTTCCCGGTAAGCCACCTGCGGGCGGCCGATATTTGCGTCCACATGGAACTCCCGCAACAACCGGTCCACAATGATTTCCAAGTGCAGTTCTCCCATCCCGGAAATAATCGTCTGCCCGGTTTCGGGATCCGTGTGGGCTTTGAAAGTCGGGTCCTCTTCGCTGAGTTTCCCGAGGGCCAGACCCAATTTATCTTGATCTGCCCTGGTTTTCGGCTCAATGGCCACATCGATAACTGGTTCCGGAAACTCCATGGATTCTAGGAGAACAGGTTGCTTTTCATCGCATAAGGTGTCTCCGGTAGTAGTAAATTTCAAACCGACAGCTGCTGCAATTTCTCCTGCCGAAACCTTGGAGACTTCTTGACGGTGATTGGCGTGCATCAGCAGCAAGCGCCCGATACGTTCCTTTTTACCCTTGGTAGCATTATATACATAAGACCCTGCTTCCAAAGTGCCCGAATAGACACGGAAGAAAGCGAGCTTTCCTACATAGGGATCGGACATGATTTTAAAGGCCAGAGCGGCAAAGGGCTCATCATCCCCAGCGGCCCGGTGGATTTCGGCACCGGTGTCTACCTCAAAACCTTTCACCGCAGGTATATCCAGGGGGGAAGGCAGGTAATCCACCACGGCGTCCAGCAAGGGCTGCACTCCTTTATTCTTGAAGGAAGAACCGCAGAGCACCGGAATCATCTTCACTTCAATGGTAGCCCGCCGGATGGCTTTCTTGATTTCTTCCTCGGTGATTTCTTCACCGTCCAGGTACTTGACCATCAATTCTTCGTCTACTTCCGCTACCGCTTCCAAAAGCTTTTCCCTGTACTCTTCCACCAGGTCAACCATATCTGCGGGAATCTCGCTTACTTCGCTTCTGGTCCCTAAATCATCAACATAGATAACCGCTTTCCTGCTGATGAGGTCAACCACACCGCGAAAAGCATCTTCCACCCCGATGGGCAGTTGAATAGGAACGGGGTTCGCTTTCAACCGCTCGGCAATCATCCCGACCACGCGGAAAAAGTCGGCACCCACCCGGTCCATCTTGTTGATGTAGGCAATCCGGGGTACACCGTACTTGTCGGCTTGCCGCCAGACAGTCTCCGACTGGGGTTCCACGCCTCCCACGGCACAAAACACAGCAATGGCACCGTCAAGGACACGCAAGGAGCGTTCCACTTCTACCGTGAAGTCCACATGTCCTGGCGTGTCTATGAGATTGATTTGATGGTCTCTCCAAAAACAAGTTGTAGCAGCAGAAGTAATGGTGATACCGCGTTCTTGCTCCTGTACCATCCAGTCCATGGTGGCGGCACCATCGTGAACTTCTCCTATCCTATGCACTTTTCCGGTATAAAACAAGATCCTCTCGGAAGTTGTTGTTTTACCTGCGTCAATATGGGCCATAATGCCGATGTTTCTGATTTTCTCTAACGGGTATTCTCTCGCCACACTTATTCCTCCTTCTGCCACAACTTGGTTCCGGCAGTGATAATGGATCGCCGGAACCCGGCCCTAAGTTGCCGCAGTTACCAGCGATAATGAGCAAAAGCCTTGTTGGCCTCCGCCATTTTATGGGTATCTTCTCTCTTCTTCACGGCTCCACCGGTATTATTATAAGCATCAAGAATTTCTGCAGCTAATTTTTCCTGCATACTCTTGCCGCTTCTTTGCCTGGCGTAACCTACCAACCAGCGAATCGCCAAGGTTTGACGGCGTTCCGGCCGGACTTCCACCGGCACCTGGTAGTTGGCACCGCCCACCCGGCGCGCCTTAACTTCCAACACCGGCATGATGTTTTTCAGGGCCTGTTCAAAAACTTCCATAGCGGGTTTGCCGGTTTTTTGGCTCACTATATCCAGCGCACCATAGCAGATTTTTTCCGCTATGCTCTTCTTGCCGTCAAGCATGATCTGGTTGATGACCTTAGTAATAACCGTGCTTT
This portion of the Clostridia bacterium genome encodes:
- the tuf gene encoding elongation factor Tu (EF-Tu; promotes GTP-dependent binding of aminoacyl-tRNA to the A-site of ribosomes during protein biosynthesis; when the tRNA anticodon matches the mRNA codon, GTP hydrolysis results; the inactive EF-Tu-GDP leaves the ribosome and release of GDP is promoted by elongation factor Ts; many prokaryotes have two copies of the gene encoding EF-Tu), which gives rise to MAKQKFERTKPHVNVGTIGHVDHGKTTLTAAITNILAKFGQA
- the fusA gene encoding elongation factor G; translated protein: MAREYPLEKIRNIGIMAHIDAGKTTTSERILFYTGKVHRIGEVHDGAATMDWMVQEQERGITITSAATTCFWRDHQINLIDTPGHVDFTVEVERSLRVLDGAIAVFCAVGGVEPQSETVWRQADKYGVPRIAYINKMDRVGADFFRVVGMIAERLKANPVPIQLPIGVEDAFRGVVDLISRKAVIYVDDLGTRSEVSEIPADMVDLVEEYREKLLEAVAEVDEELMVKYLDGEEITEEEIKKAIRRATIEVKMIPVLCGSSFKNKGVQPLLDAVVDYLPSPLDIPAVKGFEVDTGAEIHRAAGDDEPFAALAFKIMSDPYVGKLAFFRVYSGTLEAGSYVYNATKGKKERIGRLLLMHANHRQEVSKVSAGEIAAAVGLKFTTTGDTLCDEKQPVLLESMEFPEPVIDVAIEPKTRADQDKLGLALGKLSEEDPTFKAHTDPETGQTIISGMGELHLEIIVDRLLREFHVDANIGRPQVAYRETIQAPAKAEGKFIRQTGGRGQYGHVWLEVEPLERGAGFEFVNKIVGGVVPKEYIPAVEQGVKEAMQVGVVAGYPVTDVRVTIYDGSYHEVDSSEMAFKVAGSMAFKAGAAKAQPVLLEPIMKIEVTVPEEYMGDVIGDINARRGRIEGMEPRYGVQVIRGYVPLAEMFGYATDLRSATQGRGNYVMQFDHYDIVPKNIADEIIAKRQGR
- the rpsG gene encoding 30S ribosomal protein S7, with product MPRRGNVPKREVLPDPVYQSTVITKVINQIMLDGKKSIAEKICYGALDIVSQKTGKPAMEVFEQALKNIMPVLEVKARRVGGANYQVPVEVRPERRQTLAIRWLVGYARQRSGKSMQEKLAAEILDAYNNTGGAVKKREDTHKMAEANKAFAHYRW